The segment GCGAGTATTCTATAGGACACACACTGGGCATGTTGTGATCAGTGGGTCCTATGTTCAGCGTGTCAGAATCACTTAGGGAGCTTGTGATTACTGGACCGACTCCTTAAGATTTTTAATACTGACAGCCTGGGGTAGAGTGTGGGAATGTGCTTGCTTGTTGTTGTGTGTTGTGTTTTCTTAAAGATTTCCTTATGATTTTGATGATGACTCTTGATCTTTAAGGCTTCAGAGATGCTATCCCTGTGACCCTCCTGAGCCCTCACCAAAGAACTTGTACCCTAGTCCCTTTGTAGGTAAATAACATGTTTCTGCAAGAGAGATGCTGGGGGAACCACCCCAGGCATTACGATTTGGGGAAAATTGCTGGCCTGTTTCTATGCCCTTATAAACCACTTCCTAACATTGTAGCCAGCCCCATCCATCCACCTTCAAGTCCACCTGCAGAGTCCACAGAGCTTCCCCCAGTTGTTCTCACTGATGCCAATTTGGGCTATTTCAtgtgtttctgtattttgtttcatttgtctaTATCTTGCCTCTCTGTAGGACCATATTCAGAGTAGGACCCAAATAAATACTTTGGGGGTAATGTTCCCTATAGCATTTCATACAGAGTTGAAcaaatagtaaatgttcaataactacAGAGAAACCAGAGACAAAGGGGACTTTGGCCCAAAAATGGCACATGAGGAGCATTTTTAAACAGACAATAATGGGTGTTTTATTACTGTGGTATGTATGTTACAATggacatatttaaaagaataatttgaaaggttaattttaaaacatcaatctTTATAACATCTAGAAATTATAACTAATTAACCATACAATGAAAAATACTTGCTGTCAACTTAAAAAATATGCcataagaattttgaaaaattcttatGGGGACATATGACTAAAATGTGTGACAGCCACAGTTCTAGAGAAAATTGTTGGGAATGCTGATGGTGAAAAGAGCAGGGTTTGGAATTCGGATGGCAGGGAAGCCTTGATAAAAATGCCAGCTTCACCCAACTCTAAGGGTTAAAACCatgaagtgcctggcacagagccagcGCTCCCTTCATTTAGTCACTAGCTTCCATGTGCCACTAATGCACTAGGCTCTGGGCCAACAGTTGGGCTTGGACACAAGTCCCTGCTCccacagagcttacattctagtggacaCATATATAATTGAGTCATTGCTTCTGCGTAAATGCATGTTTGCTACATTTCCAGAGAGTCTCTTAAAATACCTTATTCTCAGGCAATTTTTAGGAACTGTTTCTACAAAGATGTGACTCATTTTTTGATATTCCAGAACGGATCTATCTAGCTCCCATTGTTCCCATCAGAAGAATCACCTGAGGAGGCATTCACTTACTTCAGTGACAGGGCCATTACCCAGAAGTCTTTAAGCTTCTCCTGTGGAATTGACTTCAAAGCATACAACAGTCTTTTGCACGTCCTTAATGCTTGTAAATATTTGTCTTTGGAGGACGAATGTGGTGTTTCTGGAACAAAGGTTATCCACACAAAGGTTCTGGTGACCATGGTGTATGATCAGACTAGGCAGGAATATTATTTGTCTCAAACTCCGAAAGAGCATAAATCAGGATGTTGGACTTTCTCATGGTAAAGAAGAGTCAAGAGATACCATTTATTATTCCCTTTGCAGCGAAGCAACTCTTGGCCACTTCGGAGTCACTTGGCTATGGAGTTGCTTGAAGATACAATGGTCTCAAACTTTAAGGAGAGAGCTTCTTGGGGCTGTGGGAGGCCCACAGTACTCACTACTTTAGTTCAGCTGATACCCCTGCAGCGACCCCTCTTCAGGCCGTGCCACTGGGGCCTGCAGCTGGAAGAGGCCTGAAGAGCTGAAGCAGCTGTCCTGGAAGAACCTAGGGCTGAGGGAGCGAGGCTGGGCCAGTCCGTGAGGGGGCATGTGGGTGGAGGAAGCACCGGGGTCTGTGTCTAAATTGTGTTTCAGTGTTTATTGAGTCTGTGTCTGCCAGACCTGAGTGATTAATCACTGTCCACTGAGGGAATGAGTCCAGGGTGGAGAGAGGGGTAGAATATGAGATGGGGAGGGGCCAGACGATTGCAGAAGCTGGCATGTAAGGCTGGCTGGCTGTCCACACTGCCTGTCACATCTGTCACTTCTATGTGGCTACGAAGCACTGTATAAAAGCTCTAGGGATCCTCGAGGGCCCTCAGTGCTCAAAggaaaattgttttgtttcttagtatAAGTTTGCTCTGTATTTTACTACTTTCTTATTCTTCTGCAGTATTTCCCTGGTATTTTACTTAACAGACACCATCCCACCTGTGCCCAGAACTGAGCTAGGTGCTGTGGGACACTGTCTCTGTCCTCAGGCAACCTGAATCTTCTTGGGAAGATAATAATAATctgtatacaaatggccaagtaAGGATGGCAgtgggtttctttttaaatgatagctcCACCTAATTGGTGATTTCCTGGTgttatttcatcaaatctaaaaCACCATTGATTGTAAGATTCTGCTTTATGTGCTCTTAAGACAAAAGATGCTGCCAATTAAATTGTGAATGATTACTTTCTTattacttagaatttttatttattgaaagatCCTTTTTAGCCTTATGTAGACatagtgttatttttctttaaacatatatTGCTCTCGTTCATTCGTAAAGTGGAAAATAACAGGGAAATAAATTGGTTGTGCTTTTCCTAAGCTTCTTCACACTCAGGGTGCTACCATCGAAAACACTTTTGACTTGGAGTTGTCGATGACTTGTTTCCCACACAGTGCAGTTCTCGATGCCAGGAGCACTGGAGAGGCAACATTTCTTACAAGAGTGGTCTCTACTTTTCTCCCCAATCTCTGGCTCCTATTGTGTAAACTGATGTGCATACAGGTAATGACAACCACAGCACAACTGCCACCTGGGAACAGTGACCACAAGACACATCCCAATTTCCAAGAtatcaaatgtgaaaaaaaaatacctcttaGACTCAGTAAAGTATGGATTTTGAGACTGAGTCGGAAAAAGAGTAGCATGGCCAACCACCCACATCTGCCTTGGGAACAGGATTGGCAGTGGTGGGTGCAACATTCCTGTCCTTAAGCAATAATTTCCTCCTGTATAATTTGCAAAACTGAACGGTTTCCAGTGCAATAGCCATTGTAGGGAGTTCTCCATGATCTAATAGAGTCTGGAAGACTGTATGCATGAAGTAGATCTAAAGGGCAAGATTTGGCCTGGACAAGAGGAGACCCCTCCAGAAAGGGAAGAGTGCAATTTAGAAGGTGCAAGAGGGTAAACAGCATGTCATGTGGAGTGGACAGTGGGGCAATCAGGCATGGGTGGGGTCTAGTTAGGGACTTGTGGGCTATAAAGGCTTGAGTTTTTGCTCTAAGAACATAAGTTCAAATTAGTATGTTTCACTTGTAGAAACATAATAAATGGTTCTCATATTTTCATAactgttatttctttccttacCATAGGTCCTGATGTTTTTAGTTCAAAGAACCTTGCCCTTCAAGCCCAAAAGAAGATTCTGAGCAAAATAGCCAGCAAAACCGTGGCCAACATGTTAATTGATGACACCAGCAGTGAGATCTTTGACGAGCTCTACAAAGTCACCAAAGAGCACACCCGAAACAAGAAGGAAGCCCACAAGATCATGAAAGACTTAATCAAGGTGGCAATCAAAATTGGGATCCTCTACCGGAACAACCAGTTCAACCAGGAGGAGGTTGTTATTGTGGAGAAGTTCAGGAAGAAGCTGAACCAAACCGCCATGACCATTGTCAGCTTCTATGAGGTGGAATACACCTTTGATAAGAACGTGCTCTCCAAGCTCTTACACGAGTGCAAGGACCTTGTACATGAACTGGTGCAGCGACACCTGACGCCCAGGACCCATGGGCGCATCAACCACGTCTTCAACCACTTTGCTGATGTGGAGTTTCTCTCCACCCTTTATAGTCTGGATGGAAACTGTAGGCCCAACCTCAAGAGGATTTGTGAAGGAATCAATAAATTGCTAGATGAGAAAGTCCTTTGAatgtcttccctcctcctggactTTGCTGCCTTCAAGTCACAGAACCCAATATGGTCTGGGTGAGAAttcagaaaacaggaagaaacccTTGTCGAAGACACCCATGTTCTGTCCTTTTCGTCCCTCTGATGTTGATGCCAAGTTCAGCTCAGGTATGTTTATCCCGAGCTCACTGATGAGGTCTTGTACTTAAAAATCACCTTTGTTTGCAAGCCCAAAGGACATTTGATCTATTCTACGCAGAAAGGCTGCCCTGGTCATCAAGGTGAGCTCAGTTCGTCTTGTGGAGTGAAAGAAGCCCTGGACCGAGAGTTGGAGGACAGGGATCTGGTTCCCAGCTCTACCAATTATGATCCACCCTCCGGATCCTGCAACCATGACGCCTGCCttccagggctgctgtgaggatcgAATGAAACGATGTGTGTTCACGCTTTTGAAAACCCTAACGTCGtgtcttattattttctcttcGGAGTGTGAGAGGGATCAACCTGGATCTAGACTATTAAGCAACAAAGAATAGAACAATAGTCTCGAATGGGCTGGGTTTGCAATCTGTCTCTACATGTGCTGtttcaaacaaatttaaaatgaatctaaAGGTGTGAAAAAGTATAGCTGAAAATTGGGAAAATGTTTTTCAAGAGCTGTGTTTTTTAGATGTTAGATGTTCAGGTTTATGATCCTGCAGCAGTGGGTGGAGAGAGATCCCCCCATCACACAGAAGCCGGGAAGGACTGTGCTCCCCTGCTGGACCTGCCCTCCCTCATCTATCTGTGAGGCACCGGGAGGGTTTATTCCAGCACGCAAGGGGAGAGTTGGGCAGAATGAACCCCCATCTGTCTTTTTggcctttcatagtcattttgtgCTGTTCTCTGGTTCATTAATAAATTGAAACTACCCTTCAAAAAAGAGGTTTTGGAATTGtgactcaaaaataaaattcatttgagTTAGACAGAGTCTTACGAATAATGGgattgaaaggaagaagaaaatgaagagtaaGCGCTCTGCACTTCAACCGTAAGGGGAGGTAGTCCCGGGGGAACCACTGGGACCGGTGCCCCTGATCTGTGGGGAGCTAGCTCAGGGACACAGTGACTGCATTCTCTGAATGTCTCATGGCCTCGCTTTCACACTGTGGCTTCTCACATCTTTTCATCACAGTCTTAACAAGCATCAGGACGATGTATTTATTGCTTTATGATGTTGTCTGGAGGACACCACATTATGAGACTTGCTCCACCTGCATCACCTCCCCTCCTGCCATGCTTCTCTTATGTCTGATGATAATGTAAAAATACCATGTTAGCTCAGCCCCATGGTTCACCCCACCCCATGGTCTCTCTCTAGCAGAAGCATCAAGAGATGGTTTGTGGGAGTGTGTGAACTGACATCCGTTGGCCATTTAGCCTCAAGTGGCTCCCATAGCAACATCAGTGCAGACTATCCAGTTCAGTTCTTCCACTATGAGCACTCAAAATTAGTTCAAAGGAGGGATTTGCAGGGGGAATAGGGAGTGGTTAAGTCAGCCCATTCTCCATTTTCGAGGAGCATGACCTACTGCCTCCTCATAGCCCCAAGGACTAAACAATGATGCCCTGTGCACATCTGGTCTGGGGAGGTCGTCGGTCATTTGGGCAGTGCTGGTGGAAGCTGCAGGCAGAAGGCTCCCCTTCTCACCTGCCCAGTAGGCAGCAAGCATCCAGCAGTAGCTGCACTTTCACATGCAAAGTCCTCAATGCTTGCCTTGGTGGATTCATCTAAGGACTGCTTTCTAGTTGGAGGGCTGGTTCTTTTTTCACGAAGTGAGTGGACCTATCCAGAGAACTCAGACTCCAAAAGAATGGGTGGAACTGTCTTCTGTCCATCTGAGACACAGCAGGGAAGAAGGCGGGATCCCCAGACCATGAGGGGAGTCCCAAAGACTGCAGGTTCTCCCGCTCTGCAGCCCATAGCACACAGCTCTGATGGCAGAGGAGGGCTGAGCTTCTGACAGCCTATGAGCCTCTCAAGGAAGTGGGTCCACTTTATTCTGGTCAGAGATCAGCGCTTCCACCAGCAGCTCTCGGGAGGTGCCAACAGCAGACTGTGGACTGAAACATCCACTGCCTTAGACCTCCCCACTGAGGCTTCCCCCGGAGCTCTCTACACAAAGCCAGCTGGGTATATCAGGCTTATCAGCAGTCATCAGGGAGAGATGGGCTATCCAGGCAAAAGTAACCCACCAATTCCTCTAAACATAGCCAAAGCCAACCCCATGTATACATTTCAAACATACTATTTGTATATAAATTCAAGTGATTATTGAGTTTCATCAACCGCCTGAAAAGCTTACAAATTTCAAATACTTTCCATAGAAATCTAGTGATCAAACAAAGAATCTCGTTATTGGTTTGTCCTCAGGACACTAACCATGTCACTCAGTGGCCCTGAAAAGCTGATTGGGCTGACAAAATGTGACAGAGGCCACCAGATGCTTTCAAAAACAGGACTCTGTACAAAATTTTCAATGAGAACCCACAAAAGCAAGGTTAGTATATCTACATGTAAGTGGCACCTGAAAGAAAACTGGTTTCAAAACAAGCAATAGTACAAAATCACTCGATTGACCAAGCTACACACAAACCAGAAAGCAGTGCCTGGCTCAGTCAACCCACGGCAGAGACAGGACTCATTCTTTatggatgggggtggagggcggGCAGGAGCAGCTTGTCTGTCACTTGGAAACATCACTGAGCActcagctctgtccccacaggacacTCAGGGACTGGTGCTACAGCTCCCACCCAGCCCCTAGTTACGTGCCCTTCCTGTGTGTGAACCCCGCAGACACACATTCCCTGCCGGCTGTGCCTGCCACGGCCGTGTGTCTTGATCActcttcctccctgtgtttgcatCTGTGAGTCTTGACACCCTCAGCAGCTCCAGGTCTCTGCTCAGtgacaaatcaaaatgaaaagactCCTCCATCTGTGCATCTCCTCCAAACTCCCATCTCCCCCATCTGTACATTTTTCAGAAGCAAATCAGTACATTCACTGGCTGCTCCAATGAACTTCCTGTATCCATTTATACAAAAACAAAGCTCAAAATCAGGGTTGCATACCCTCTGCACCAGTATCTCTGggtctctgggggaaaaaaaaaaattcaacatggTCCCAGACGTCAAGAGCAAAACCAAATCAGGGAAAATTCTAGATCAGTCAATGCTGGCTGCAAAACAATGCATTAGCAGGGGTTGTCCAGTGATGGATGTTGACAATAGTCATGAATCAGATGGCCTTGAAGGAAAGGGTCGCCAAGACCCTCCCAACTCAGAACTGTGTGGTCAGTGGGTTTCCCGTGTTTAGTCTGACCCTACTTTGGGGCCACAGCCCAGGTGAGGCCCACCTCCTGCTCTTTCCTTAGAAGGGGTCTTGCTTGCTGGAGGAAAGACTCTTGTACAACTTAATTCCTCAAAATGGCATCTAGGAATCCCTGAAAGTTCCaggggtaggagggagggagggagggatagcTTGAGGGGAGAAGAGTCCATGAGTTCTAAAAGgagtttttagatttttgttttatcctttaaaaaaaaaatcaacatcaacATCAGTACGTTCGCAATCATGTGGGGATGATTACCTTATAGCCAGGTAATGCCATCTGGCTTCAGGGTCTGAGTTTCTCTTTGTGTTTACAATGTCATTCATGCTGATTGATCAACTACAATGAAAGATTTTAACTGAATGTGTTTCTCTAACTAGGCCTGGGCATCCCTTAGGGGTCCACAGGCACAGTTGGGCACCCGAGAGTTCTCAATTTTGAGAAATGTTGCTACAACATATGACAGTATACTTATGGAGAATGAATGTCACCCTGCCTTTGACGGTGACTCATTTGTGGGGCCTCAAAGGTTGAGGGGTGAACCTGTGTCTGGGGGAACAGAGGCCTGCTGAAGAGACAGGTAGGCTCCATGCGTCCAGCCTGTCCTTGGAAAGCTGGCCAGGTATAGCAACCACATATAAATCAAAGAATTGACAATCCCGTCCTGCCaatcctcataataaatctcaAAGGTACAAGACACGCCATTGCTGGACACACCAGGCACGGTTGCTCCCACGGAAAGGAACAGTGAAGAAAGCTTGCAAAGCCTCCTTGTGGAGAAGTCACCAGCACCCACCCACAGTCCCAGTTCCAGCTTCACCTGCTGACCTGGGCGTCCAGAGTGTGTTAATCCCAGTAGGTTAATCTTTGGCTGAATTTAATACGAAAATGTGGCCGTCATCATTCCTTCCAGCCCCAGGAGTGGTCAGCCAGAGCAAGCGGGctctcacaccccacccacagcagCAGCTCAGTGTCACACTAACCTTTCTCTTCCTAGTCCTTTCTTTGCTGAGCTGGGGGAGGTCTCTACAGAGGAGGTGCCCTGGCTGCCCACCCAGGCAGCTGGAACTTGGGCAGCCAGACCCCCCAGGCCGTGGTACAGAGCTCTTCCTTGCTGACTGCTAAGGCCTTTCTGGACCGGTTCCTGGGACAAGGGAGCCCCAGGGTTGGCTCCGCCTCAAGGAGGGGTTGGATAG is part of the Rhinolophus sinicus isolate RSC01 linkage group LG03, ASM3656204v1, whole genome shotgun sequence genome and harbors:
- the TNFAIP8L3 gene encoding tumor necrosis factor alpha-induced protein 8-like protein 3 encodes the protein MDSDSGEQSEGEPVTTAGPDVFSSKNLALQAQKKILSKIASKTVANMLIDDTSSEIFDELYKVTKEHTRNKKEAHKIMKDLIKVAIKIGILYRNNQFNQEEVVIVEKFRKKLNQTAMTIVSFYEVEYTFDKNVLSKLLHECKDLVHELVQRHLTPRTHGRINHVFNHFADVEFLSTLYSLDGNCRPNLKRICEGINKLLDEKVL